Within Candidatus Omnitrophota bacterium, the genomic segment TCAAGCCGCCGGCAGGAAGATGATAGAGTATTTATTGGATATCAGCCGTTTTGCAGGCGCGGCGAAGACGGTTGTTGTCGGCGGCTACAAAATAGATATGCTGAAAAAATTTCTACACGGTTCGGGCGCGGAAGTAATTGAGCAAAAACGTCTTTTAGGTTCCGCCGATGCCGTTAAGCAGACGGCAGCCTGTTTTAAGGGGTTTGATGGCACTATCATTATACTATATACCGATACGCCATTACTGAAGGCTTCAACGCTCAAGCGTATGGTCAAAGCGCACAAAGGTAAAAATTCCGATCTGACACTTCTTACCGCGGTTGTTGACGACGTTAAACAGTACGGGAGAATAATGCGCGATGATAGCGGTTGCATTTGCGGGATAACCGAATTTACCCAATCCAAAGATGCCGGGGCACATCGGTCCGCGGAGATAAATGTCGGCGCTTATTGTTTTGATGCCGGAAAACTTTTTGAAGGATTGAATTCTATCGGTAAAAACTTTAAAAAGAACGAGTATTACCTCACTGATATAGTGGAGTATTTTTATAAAAATAAATTTAAACTGCAAACATGCAGGGTGAATGATAATGAAGAAGCCTTAGGAGTCAACAGCAGGCAAGACCTTTTTACTGCCGACAGGATATTGAGGCGCAGGATGCTGGATGGCCTTACCGGCAGGCGTGTTACGGTTATTGACCGTTCAAACGTGTATATATCTGATAATGTTAGAATAGGAAGCGGTACGGTGATATATCCTTTTGTTGTGATTGAAAGCGGCGTGAAAATAGGCCGCGACTGCAAGATAGGCCCTTTTGCCAATCTTAGAAAAGGAGCTGTTCTCAAGAAGGGCTCGCAAGTCGGAAATTTTGTTGAAGTAACAAGGTCTGTAATAGGCGAAAATTCCAGGGTCAAACACCACAGCTATATAGGGGATACCGTTATAGGTAAACGCGCTAATATCGGGGCAGGGACAATAACGGCTAATTATGACGGCAGAACTAAAAGCAGAACGCTGATAGGCGATTCGGCTTCTATAGGCAGTGGAACCATACTGGTTGCGCCGGTCAAGGTAGGCAGAGGCGCCGTGACAGGCGCCGGAAGCGTTGTGGTAAAGGGCAGAGATATTCCTTCAAACGTTACGGTTGCCGGAGTTCCTGCCAGGCGTCTTTATAAAAATAAAAGCAACTAATCTTGCAGTAAACAGGGCTATTATATTTTTAGGCATTTGTTTCGCAAGCGATCAAACGGGAGAGCGGAAATGACAAAAACCAACGGCATAATCGTTTTTTCAGGGAATACGAACCCTAAGCTTGCTTCGGATATCTGCAGGTATCTCCAGATCAAGCCCGGCCAGGCCCTTGTATCGGAATTCAGCGAAGGGGAAATAAAGGTTCAGATAAAGGACAATGTCAGGGGCAAGGATGTGTTTATAGTCCAGCCGACCGCCCCACCCGTAAATAAGAGCGTTATGGAACTTTTAATCTTGATAGACGCCCTGAAACGCGCTTCGGCAAGGAGGATTACCGCCGTTATTCCTTATTTTGGTTACGCGCGCCAGGACAGGAAGGATCAGCCGCGCGTTCCCATTACTGCAAAGCTAATGGCAAATCTTATCACCACAGCCGGCGCCAACAGGGTGCTTACAGTGGATTTGCACGCGGGCCAGATACAAGGTTTTTTTGATATCAACCTGGATCACCTCTTTGCCGTGAATGTGTTTGTGGACTATTTTAAGAAAAAGAAGCTTAATAACCTTGTTATGGTTTCACCCGATGTAGGCGGCATAAAAATGGCCCGCGCCTATGCCAAAAGGATGCACGCCGGCCTGGCGATTGTTGACAAGAGAAGACGCAGTGATACCGACGCGGAAGTCATGCACATTCTCGGTGATATTGATAATAAAAACGTTGTT encodes:
- a CDS encoding NTP transferase domain-containing protein, which translates into the protein MKQTAAVILAAGKGRRMRSDVPKALCQAAGRKMIEYLLDISRFAGAAKTVVVGGYKIDMLKKFLHGSGAEVIEQKRLLGSADAVKQTAACFKGFDGTIIILYTDTPLLKASTLKRMVKAHKGKNSDLTLLTAVVDDVKQYGRIMRDDSGCICGITEFTQSKDAGAHRSAEINVGAYCFDAGKLFEGLNSIGKNFKKNEYYLTDIVEYFYKNKFKLQTCRVNDNEEALGVNSRQDLFTADRILRRRMLDGLTGRRVTVIDRSNVYISDNVRIGSGTVIYPFVVIESGVKIGRDCKIGPFANLRKGAVLKKGSQVGNFVEVTRSVIGENSRVKHHSYIGDTVIGKRANIGAGTITANYDGRTKSRTLIGDSASIGSGTILVAPVKVGRGAVTGAGSVVVKGRDIPSNVTVAGVPARRLYKNKSN
- a CDS encoding ribose-phosphate pyrophosphokinase translates to MTKTNGIIVFSGNTNPKLASDICRYLQIKPGQALVSEFSEGEIKVQIKDNVRGKDVFIVQPTAPPVNKSVMELLILIDALKRASARRITAVIPYFGYARQDRKDQPRVPITAKLMANLITTAGANRVLTVDLHAGQIQGFFDINLDHLFAVNVFVDYFKKKKLNNLVMVSPDVGGIKMARAYAKRMHAGLAIVDKRRRSDTDAEVMHILGDIDNKNVVIVDDIVATAGSLQEAVNALRKKGARQIYAAITHPLLCGPAIERLKNTDIKELVVTDTIPLPDEKKLPNIKVLSTAPLLADAIRRIHNEESISILFKSPSGKKKKSANASDNDEYFKLG